A window of the Listeria swaminathanii genome harbors these coding sequences:
- a CDS encoding replication initiation and membrane attachment family protein has protein sequence MTEFWMELQAVDSYQVKASGILTGADRKIITMLYQPLMGAECLALYQTLFTEVEENRLWSEAHSHVQLLNMLDISLKALFEARLKLEGLGLLKSYVKTENDQRFYIYEILPPLSPEKFFSDGLLNIYLYSKIGNAQFQRLRRFFADEAFETDTYSEITRSFQDVFEPFKGGSSAVPSESNQVLVDKVEAKEIEFDDASFDFNLFLSLLSPGMIAREKITKEVRQTILKLHGIYQVSEKDMPSYLYRALDANGEIDIVYLRKIVREGYTIENGAPPKLQMKEDTPVSKEPEEALNDEEALQVYLESITPFQLLVDISDGAVPAETDLRVVEEVMNQQNLPVPVMNVLIEYVLLRLDRKLSKNYMMTIAAHWKRKNVKTAKEAMDLAWQEHEKYKRLQEEPATPKTNNYNRNYQKSTRKEILPDWFDKEQVAPAENKMTDKEKQTLEDQVREIKERLNKR, from the coding sequence TTGACTGAATTTTGGATGGAACTTCAAGCGGTAGATAGCTATCAAGTGAAAGCAAGTGGAATCTTGACGGGCGCCGACAGAAAAATAATTACGATGTTATATCAACCGCTAATGGGGGCAGAATGTCTTGCTTTATACCAAACACTGTTTACAGAAGTCGAAGAAAACAGGCTTTGGTCAGAAGCGCATTCGCACGTCCAACTTTTAAATATGCTTGATATTAGTTTGAAAGCGTTATTCGAAGCACGACTAAAATTGGAAGGTTTAGGCCTTCTGAAAAGTTATGTAAAAACCGAAAACGACCAACGCTTTTATATTTATGAAATCTTGCCACCGTTATCACCAGAAAAGTTTTTTTCGGATGGTCTTTTGAATATTTATTTATATAGCAAAATTGGCAATGCGCAGTTTCAACGTTTGCGTCGCTTTTTTGCAGATGAAGCATTTGAAACGGATACATATAGCGAAATTACTCGTTCATTCCAAGACGTTTTTGAACCATTTAAAGGTGGGAGTAGCGCTGTTCCATCTGAATCCAACCAAGTTTTAGTAGATAAAGTTGAGGCAAAAGAAATCGAATTTGATGACGCTAGTTTTGACTTTAATTTATTTTTAAGTTTGCTTTCACCGGGTATGATTGCCCGCGAAAAAATAACAAAAGAAGTGCGCCAAACGATTTTAAAATTACACGGAATTTATCAAGTTTCCGAAAAAGATATGCCGAGTTATTTGTACCGTGCACTTGATGCGAATGGCGAGATTGACATTGTTTACTTGCGGAAAATCGTTCGCGAAGGTTACACGATAGAAAACGGCGCTCCGCCAAAACTGCAAATGAAGGAAGATACTCCCGTTAGCAAAGAACCAGAAGAAGCATTGAATGACGAAGAAGCACTGCAAGTTTATTTAGAGAGCATCACGCCATTTCAATTATTGGTCGATATTTCAGATGGTGCGGTACCAGCTGAAACGGATTTACGCGTTGTAGAAGAAGTGATGAATCAACAAAATTTACCGGTACCTGTAATGAATGTGCTGATTGAGTATGTCTTATTGCGGCTTGACCGGAAGCTTTCCAAAAATTATATGATGACCATCGCCGCTCACTGGAAACGAAAAAACGTGAAAACCGCCAAAGAAGCAATGGATTTAGCGTGGCAAGAGCACGAAAAATATAAACGCCTTCAAGAAGAACCAGCTACACCTAAAACCAATAATTACAACCGAAATTATCAAAAATCGACTCGAAAAGAAATTTTACCGGATTGGTTTGATAAAGAACAAGTTGCTCCAGCGGAAAATAAAATGACTGACAAAGAAAAACAAACACTCGAAGACCAAGTTCGTGAAATTAAAGAACGACTAAATAAAAGGTAG
- the nrdR gene encoding transcriptional regulator NrdR, protein MRCPTCKYNGTRVVDSRPADDGNSIRRRRECEKCGFRFTTFEKVEESPLIVVKKDGAREEFAREKVRRGLIRACEKRPVSAEQIEEIVNEVERELRNIGDSEIASDLIGEKVMNKLASLDEVAYVRFASVYRQFKDISVFVEELKDLMEKNKDR, encoded by the coding sequence GTGAGATGTCCTACTTGTAAATATAATGGCACGCGTGTTGTAGACTCAAGACCGGCTGACGATGGTAATTCCATCAGAAGACGACGTGAATGTGAAAAATGCGGATTTCGTTTTACCACTTTTGAAAAGGTAGAAGAGAGTCCTTTAATAGTTGTGAAAAAAGACGGAGCAAGAGAAGAATTTGCTCGTGAAAAAGTGAGACGCGGTTTAATTAGAGCTTGTGAAAAACGGCCAGTTAGTGCGGAACAAATTGAAGAAATTGTCAATGAGGTGGAGCGCGAACTAAGAAATATCGGTGACAGCGAAATTGCTTCTGATTTAATCGGCGAAAAAGTAATGAATAAATTAGCTAGTCTCGATGAAGTTGCCTACGTGCGCTTTGCATCGGTTTATCGCCAGTTTAAAGATATTAGTGTGTTTGTAGAAGAACTAAAAGATTTGATGGAAAAAAATAAAGATAGGTGA
- the dnaI gene encoding primosomal protein DnaI, producing the protein MDNIERTLGQLFEGRDFEKEYQGLKQQVLHYQPIQDFFKEHKEDITEQLVNQNLSNLYEFMTQHKKFTEQEETLMPGYAPKLVLNGEFITVTYYPTKEKIEEDKRRAVERRFHSLYMPKQVLEANLDNFYVDENSRYLARVEAYKFLDDYIVKKGNYVKGLFIHGSFGTGKSYLLGALAKELALKGISTTLVYLPEFMREVKQSISDNTVGEKIQFAKETEVLMLDDIGAESMTAWTRDEVLGAILQFRMQEELPTFFSSNYNMDQLENHLMFAQNGIEEKLKARRIMERVRYLSKEVNLEGKNRRF; encoded by the coding sequence ATGGATAACATCGAAAGAACATTAGGACAGCTTTTTGAGGGACGCGACTTTGAAAAAGAATACCAAGGATTAAAACAACAAGTTCTCCATTATCAACCAATTCAAGACTTTTTCAAGGAGCATAAAGAAGATATAACGGAGCAATTAGTAAATCAAAACCTATCTAACTTATATGAATTTATGACGCAACATAAAAAATTTACTGAACAAGAAGAAACCTTAATGCCAGGCTATGCTCCAAAACTTGTTCTTAATGGGGAATTCATCACCGTCACCTATTATCCGACGAAAGAGAAAATAGAAGAAGATAAACGCCGCGCAGTTGAGCGGAGATTTCATTCACTTTATATGCCTAAACAGGTTTTAGAAGCGAATCTTGATAATTTTTATGTTGATGAGAACTCACGTTATTTAGCAAGAGTTGAAGCATATAAATTTTTAGATGATTATATTGTTAAAAAAGGAAATTATGTCAAAGGCTTGTTTATCCATGGTAGTTTCGGAACCGGAAAATCATACTTGTTGGGCGCACTTGCGAAAGAACTTGCTTTAAAAGGTATTTCAACGACACTCGTTTATTTACCTGAGTTCATGCGTGAAGTGAAGCAATCTATTTCTGACAATACCGTTGGCGAAAAAATCCAATTTGCGAAAGAAACCGAAGTGCTAATGCTCGATGATATTGGTGCTGAATCCATGACAGCTTGGACACGTGATGAAGTGCTTGGCGCTATTTTACAATTCCGAATGCAAGAAGAATTACCAACTTTCTTCTCGTCTAATTACAACATGGATCAATTAGAAAATCATTTAATGTTTGCCCAAAACGGCATCGAAGAAAAACTAAAAGCTCGTCGAATCATGGAACGTGTGCGCTATTTATCGAAAGAGGTCAACTTAGAAGGTAAAAATCGCCGTTTCTAA
- the coaE gene encoding dephospho-CoA kinase (Dephospho-CoA kinase (CoaE) performs the final step in coenzyme A biosynthesis.), whose protein sequence is MGKTIGLTGSVATGKSTVSNMIQQAGIPLVDADVAARKVVEPGTEGLAEIVAYFGEEILLEDGTLNRAKLGEIIFKDKEKREKLNEITHPRVKDYMLAERERYFEAGEEIVFFDIPLLFESHLESLVDQIIVVWTTPETELTRLMARNNLTKEEALARIHSQMGIDEKAKKADFVIDNNSSLEKTQKQVLTFIERFIKNK, encoded by the coding sequence ATGGGTAAAACAATTGGATTAACGGGTAGTGTAGCAACAGGGAAATCAACTGTAAGTAACATGATTCAGCAAGCTGGAATTCCGTTAGTTGATGCGGATGTGGCTGCTCGGAAAGTCGTAGAACCCGGCACAGAAGGGTTAGCTGAAATTGTTGCGTACTTTGGGGAAGAAATTTTACTGGAAGACGGTACATTAAATCGAGCTAAACTAGGCGAAATTATTTTTAAAGATAAAGAAAAACGTGAAAAATTAAATGAAATAACACATCCTCGCGTGAAAGACTATATGTTGGCTGAGCGAGAACGTTATTTTGAAGCGGGCGAGGAAATTGTTTTTTTTGATATTCCGCTACTGTTTGAAAGTCATTTAGAATCTTTGGTCGATCAAATTATTGTTGTTTGGACCACGCCAGAAACAGAACTAACGCGCTTAATGGCGCGAAATAATTTAACTAAAGAAGAAGCCTTAGCAAGAATTCATAGTCAAATGGGAATCGACGAAAAGGCTAAAAAAGCTGATTTTGTGATTGATAATAATAGCTCGCTAGAAAAGACGCAAAAGCAAGTTCTTACTTTTATCGAGCGTTTTATTAAGAACAAATAG